From Desmodus rotundus isolate HL8 chromosome 10, HLdesRot8A.1, whole genome shotgun sequence, one genomic window encodes:
- the LOC128779402 gene encoding olfactory receptor 14K1: MNETLVMEFSLVRWTDSRVLSRLLAVFFLLLYLMATWENIIVIFLTILDHYLHTPMYFFLRHLSFLDLCLISATVPKSVLNSVTFSDSISFLGCAVQLFLVVLMAGSEIGILTAMSYDRYVAICHPLHYEAVMSKRTSVLLTAVSWLNGGAFGILYLTGTFSLKFCGSNKIQQFFCDVPALLKLTCSEQHVTINVSVAIGVCYAFSCSVCIVVSYVYILSTVLKIPTRQKQSKAFSTCLPHLIVVSVFVLTGTVAYLKPASDKPSLLDVLVSIFYSVVPPTLNPMIYCLRNKDIKAALGKVLWIDRNSRNVAGRK; encoded by the coding sequence ATGAACGAAACCCTGGTGATGGAATTCTCGTTGGTGCGATGGACGGACAGCCGGGTGCTGTCAAGGCTTCTCGCTGTGTTCTTCTTGCTTCTCTACCTCATGGCCACGTGGGAGAACATCATCGTCATTTTCCTCACAATTCTTGACCATTACCTCCACACCCcaatgtacttcttcctcaggcATTTGTCCTTCTTAGACCTTTGTCTCATTTCTGCCACAGTCCCCAAGTCCGTTCTCAATTCTGTCACCTTCAGCGACTCCATCTCTTTCCTGGGGTGTGCGGTCCAGCTCTTCCTGGTGGTGCTGATGGCTGGGTCAGAGATCGGCATCCTCACAGCGATGTCCTATGACCGCTATGTTGCCATCTGCCACCCACTGCATTATGAAGCTGTCATGAGTAAAAGGACCTCTGTCCTTTTGACGGCTGTGTCCTGGCTCAATGGAGGGGCCTTTGGAATCTTGTACCTAACTGGGACATTCTCTCTGAAATTTTGTGGGTCCAACAAGATACAACAGTTCTTCTGTGATGTTCCTGCCCTACTGAAGCTCACGTGTTCAGAACAGCACGTGACTATTAATGTCAGCGTGGCCATCGGTGTCTGTTATGCATTTTCATGTTCAGTGTGCATTGTGGTCTCGTATGTGTACATTCTCTCCACGGTGCTGAAGATCCCAACCAGACAGAAGCAGTCCAAAGCCTTTTCCACCTGCCTGCCTCACCTCATTGTTGTGAGCGTGTTCGTTCTGACAGGCACAGTTGCTTATTTAAAACCAGCATCTGACAAGCCCTCCCTTCTAGACGTGCTGGTATCTATCTTCTATTCCGTGGTGCCCCCCACCTTGAACCCCATGATCTACTGTCTGAGGAACAAGGACATTAAGGCAGCACTAGGAAAAGTCCTGTGGATTGATAGAAATAGCAGAAACGTTGCAGGGAGAAAGTAG